The Gammaproteobacteria bacterium genome has a window encoding:
- a CDS encoding ABC transporter ATP-binding protein: protein MIPTGLSAQHHNAFTTQGVTKIYGAGTAAVHALRGVDLDIPAGEMVVLLGPSGSGKSTLLNILGGLDRVTAGTVHFQDRELTAMSDTQLTRYRRDYVGFVFQFYNLMPSLTAYENVELVTEIARDPLTPEDALGLVGLRGRADHFPSQLSGGEQQRVAIARAVAKQPTVLFCDEPTGSLDSTTGRNVLQVLKDVNERLRATVLIVTHAAATAAMADRVIHFADGSIREVVKNASKRSPEDIEW, encoded by the coding sequence ATGATACCAACCGGGCTCTCCGCACAGCACCACAACGCCTTCACGACACAGGGTGTCACGAAGATCTATGGCGCAGGCACGGCGGCCGTACATGCGCTGCGTGGCGTCGATCTGGACATCCCGGCCGGTGAGATGGTGGTGCTGCTCGGTCCCTCCGGCAGCGGTAAATCCACACTGCTGAACATCCTCGGCGGGCTGGACCGGGTCACTGCGGGCACCGTGCACTTCCAGGATCGGGAGCTGACGGCCATGAGCGACACCCAACTGACGCGCTACCGCCGTGATTATGTAGGCTTCGTGTTCCAGTTCTACAACCTCATGCCCAGCCTCACCGCCTATGAAAACGTCGAACTGGTCACCGAGATCGCCCGCGATCCGCTCACCCCGGAGGATGCACTCGGGCTGGTGGGCCTGCGCGGGCGCGCCGACCATTTTCCCAGCCAGCTCTCCGGCGGTGAACAACAGCGCGTCGCCATCGCCCGCGCGGTGGCCAAGCAGCCGACGGTGCTGTTCTGTGACGAGCCCACGGGCTCCCTCGACAGCACCACCGGGCGGAATGTGCTGCAGGTATTGAAGGATGTGAACGAACGGCTCAGGGCCACCGTGCTGATCGTCACGCATGCCGCGGCGACCGCTGCCATGGCCGACCGGGTGATCCACTTCGCCGACGGCAGTATCCGCGAGGTCGTGAAAAACGCGAGCAAGCGTTCCCCCGAGGACATCGAATGGTAA